Proteins encoded by one window of Lathyrus oleraceus cultivar Zhongwan6 chromosome 1, CAAS_Psat_ZW6_1.0, whole genome shotgun sequence:
- the LOC127073146 gene encoding cell wall protein RBR3: MKEEDVTSDGSMQQYCINHPHRKNPGGICAFCLQEKLGKLVSSSFPLPMTPSSSSSLSPPPSSSPSFRSQTLPASSLNSLSLPPTSTKHDHQTRSRLPFLLPNKNKKKKPSSINMDININSSSSSSANVSSDVVFKRSKSIASATPRRTKFLDDEVENGDFKTRKRNRFWSFLYLSSSTKQQPSSSCSKKMEEKSCSIDGNSSATISSLKPKFCPSVGRNCDMVVEEEEEEEEEEEEASGSSSGSGSGCCEQEQRKVSRSRSVGCGSRSFSGDFFEKFSTGFGDCTLRRVESQREGKANKVIPSSCSSSAVAATGNRNIQHCMKDRVKCGGIFGGFMMMNSSSSYWVSNGEDGRTRTSSWGWALASPMRAFSSKSSSKDNKSTSEKNNTPNLSAVPSLLIARG, from the coding sequence ATGAAAGAAGAAGATGTAACTAGTGATGGATCAATGCAACAATATTGCATTAACCATCCTCATAGAAAAAACCCTGGCGGTATATGTGCTTTTTGTCTTCAAGAAAAACTTGGTAAACTTGTTTCTTCTTCCTTCCCTCTTCCAATGActccttcttcatcttcttccctCTCTCCTCCTCCTTCTTCTTCACCTTCTTTCAGATCCCAAACTCTTCCAGCTTCTTCTCTTAATTCCCTCTCTCTCCCTCCAACTTCCACCAAACATGACCATCAAACGCGTTCGCGTCTACCTTTTCTCTTACCAAACAAGAACAAAAAGAAGAAACCTTCTTCCATCAACATGGACATAAACATaaactcttcatcttcatcttctgCAAATGTTAGTTCTGATGTTGTTTTCAAGCGTAGCAAATCCATAGCCAGTGCCACACCCAGAAGAACCAAGTTTCTTGATGATGAAGTAGAAAATGGAGATTTCAAAACCAGAAAAAGGAACCGTTTTTGGTCTTTTCTCTATCTTTCATCTTCTACCAAACAACAACCCTCTAGCTCCTGCAGCaagaaaatggaagaaaaaagCTGCAGCATCGACGGTAACAGTAGTGCAACGATCTCATCTCTGAAACCGAAGTTTTGTCCTTCTGTAGGAAGAAACTGTGACATGgtagttgaagaagaagaagaggaagaagaggaagaagaagaagcttCTGGTTCAAGTTCCGGTTCTGGTTCTGGTTGCTGTGAACAAGAACAACGCAAGGTTTCAAGATCTAGATCTGTTGGATGTGGCAGCAGAAGCTTCTCCGGCGATTTCTTTGAGAAATTCTCAACTGGGTTCGGAGACTGCACTCTAAGAAGAGTTGAATCTCAACGTGAAGGCAAGGCTAATAAGGTAATTCCATCTTCTTGTTCTTCTTCTGCTGTTGCTGCTACTGGAAATAGAAATATTCAACACTGTATGAAAGATAGAGTGAAGTGTGGTGGAATATTTGGTGGGTTTATGATGATGAATTCATCTTCATCTTATTGGGTTTCTAATGGTGAGGATGGAAGAACTAGAACTAGTAGTTGGGGTTGGGCACTTGCTAGTCCTATGAGAGCTTTTAGCAGTAAAAGCAGTTCTAAAGATAACAAAAGCACTTCTGAGAAGAACAATACACCAAATTTATCTGCTGTTCCTTCATTGCTTATTGCCAGAGGCTAA